The DNA window CCCCAGTGCTGGCCGTGGTGCTGGTGCTGGCGCTCTGGCAGGGCGTGTACGCCGCCGAGGTCTTCCCCGAGTACAAGTTCCCCGGCCCGGGCTCGGTCTGGGACAGCTTCCTGGACCTCTGGCGCCGGGGCCAGGTCTTCGAGGTGCTGTGGACCAGCGTCTCGCGCGGCCTCTTCGGCTTCCTGATATCGCTGGCCATCGGCACGCCCATCGGCCTGATCGTCGCCCGGGTGAGGCCGGTCCGGGCCGCCCTCGGCCCGATCCTGTCCGGCCTCCAGTCGCTGCCCTCGGTGGCCTGGGTGCCCGCCGCGATCATCTGGCTGGGCCTCAACGGCAGTGCCATGTACGCGGTGATCCTGCTCGGCGCCGTGCCCTCCATCGCCAATGGGCTGATCTCCGGCATCGACCAGGTGCCGCCGCTCTATCTGCGGGCCGGGCGCACCCTGGGGGCGACGGGGCCACGGGGTGCCTGGCACATCCTGCTCCCGGCCGCCCTGCCCGGCTATCTGGCCGGCCTCAAGCAGGGCTGGGCCTTCTCCTGGCGGTCGCTGATGGCCGCCGAGATCATCGCCAGCTCTCCCGATCTCGGCCTCGGGCTCGGGCAGTTGCTGGAGAACGGCCGGGTCGCCTTCGACATGGCCCGGGTGGAGCTGGCCATTCTGCTGATCCTGATCGTCGGCATCGCCATCGACCTGCTGATCTTCTCCCCGCTGGAGCGCCGGGTGCTACGCAGCCGGGGCCTTCTCGCCGCCGCCCGCTGACGGAGTCCCGTATGACCATCGGCGATCCCACCGCTCCCGGCCCGTACCGCGCGTACCGGCCGGTGCGGAGCCTCGCCCCGGGCCGCCGCCCGGCACCGGTGCTGCTGCTGATCGCGCACGGCAGCCGCGACCCCCGGCATGCGGCGACCGTGGAAGCGCTGGTCGGGCAGGTGCGCGGGGTGCGGCCGGGCACGCCGGTCGCCACCGCGTACCTGGACCACTGCGCACCGAGGATCCCGCAGGTGGTGCAGCGGCTCGCCGACTCCGGGACGGCTGCGGTGGCGGTACCGCTGCTGCTGGGCAGCGCCTACCACGCCCGCACCGACATCCCCGGTGCGCTGCGCGGTACGGGGCTTCCGGTGGCGGCCGTGCTCGGGCCCTCCCCGCTGCTGCTCGCCGCGCTGGACCGGCGGCTCGCCGAGGCCGGCCTCGATCTGCGCTCCCCCGCCGTACGCGCCCGCACCGGCGTTGTGCTGGCCTCGGCCGGCTCCTCCGACCCGGCCGCCAACGCCGCCACCCGCGAGGTCGCCGCCGAGTGGCAGCGCACCCGGGGCTGGGCTGCGGTGGAGGTGGCCCATGCCTCGGCGGTCCCGCCGCATGTGCCGGAGGCCGTGGCCGCGCTGCGCGGCGCGGGCGCCGAGCGGATCGCCGTCGCCCCGTATCTGATCGCCCCCGGGCTGCTGCCGGACCGCATCGCCTCGGCCGCCGCTGCCGCCGGGGCCGACCTGGCCGCCCCCGTACTCGGCGCCGCCCCGGAACTCGCCCGGCTGCTGCTGGCCCGCTACGACGCCGCCCGCACCGCCGCCACCACCGCCCTCACCGCCTGACACCCACCCCGGCCGCGCCACTTCGCCCACCGCCCCGCACCCGGCCTCGGCCCGGACCGGGTCTCATACGGCAGGCCCGCGCACCTCCCCCGGAACGCCAAGCCCTCCGCCGCGCCGCGCGCCCAGCCACCCCGACCGCCCCAGCCCGGCCCGGGTCTCCCCCACCAGGCCGCCGCGCCCCCGTCCGCCCCGCCCCAACCGCGCCACCCCGCCCGCCGCCGGAGCCGACCCGCCCGCCTCAGCACGACCCGCCCCGCCCCAGCCCGGCCCGGGTCTCCCCCACCAAGCCGCCATCCCCGCCCGCGCAGCCCCCCAATTCCTGACGCCCCGTCAATCCGCAGCTCTGCCGGGCGCGGCAAGCCCGCCCAGGAAGACCTCCAGCCAGCGGGCGCGGACCTCGGCGGGCCGGTCGGTGGGGGCGGTGGCGAGCAGCAGCGCGAAGTCGTCGGTGGTCACATCGGGGCGCAGCCCCCCCTCGGCCTTGGCCACGTCGATGATCCGTGCGGCAGCGGCGAAGGCGCGCTCCTCCAGGTCGCCGTAGTCGGTGGCGCCCATCGCGTAGGCCGCCGCCTTGACCGCGCGGTCCCGGGCCATGCCGTCGACGATGCGGGCGGCCAGGCCGCGCAGCTCGGCCATGGCCCGGCCGCTGTCGGCCACCCGCGCGGCGGTGGCCTCGACATCCTCGATCATCAGCTCGCCATGGACCCGTACCACCGCGCCCACCAGGTCGGCCTTGGTGGGGAAGTGCCGGTAGAGGGTGCCCACCGCCACTCCGGCTGCCGCTGCGATGGCCTCCATGGCCACGTCGGGGCCGTGTGCGGTGACCTGCTCCCGGGCGGCGGTCATGATCTTCTGCCGGTTGCGGACGGCGTCGGCGCGCAGTTGGCGGGGCTGGGGCATAGCGGGGTCCTTCGCTCGGTTGCAACAAGGTGAATACTAGTTCATGATGAAAGTGAGCACAGGTTCATCTTCCAGTCCGCGAGGAGCGGCCATGCCCGACGACATCCCCATCCCCGACCAGCACGGCAGGCTCGCCGTGGTCACCGGGGCCAACAGCGGCATCGGCTTCGAGACCGCCCGCCGCCTGGCGCAGGCCGGTGCCGAGGTGGTGCTGGCCGTACGCGACCCGGCCAAGGGCGCCGAGGCCGTCGAGCGCATCCACGCGGCGCACCCGGCGGCCCGGGTCTCCGCCGCGCAGCTGGACCTCTCCGACCTCGCCTCGGTCGCCTCCTTCGCCCGTACCCAGCTCGACCGGGACCGGCCGCTCGACCTGCTGGTCAACAACGCCGGGATCATGGCCGTAC is part of the Peterkaempfera bronchialis genome and encodes:
- a CDS encoding sirohydrochlorin chelatase, whose translation is MTIGDPTAPGPYRAYRPVRSLAPGRRPAPVLLLIAHGSRDPRHAATVEALVGQVRGVRPGTPVATAYLDHCAPRIPQVVQRLADSGTAAVAVPLLLGSAYHARTDIPGALRGTGLPVAAVLGPSPLLLAALDRRLAEAGLDLRSPAVRARTGVVLASAGSSDPAANAATREVAAEWQRTRGWAAVEVAHASAVPPHVPEAVAALRGAGAERIAVAPYLIAPGLLPDRIASAAAAAGADLAAPVLGAAPELARLLLARYDAARTAATTALTA
- a CDS encoding TetR/AcrR family transcriptional regulator, with translation MPQPRQLRADAVRNRQKIMTAAREQVTAHGPDVAMEAIAAAAGVAVGTLYRHFPTKADLVGAVVRVHGELMIEDVEATAARVADSGRAMAELRGLAARIVDGMARDRAVKAAAYAMGATDYGDLEERAFAAAARIIDVAKAEGGLRPDVTTDDFALLLATAPTDRPAEVRARWLEVFLGGLAAPGRAAD
- a CDS encoding ABC transporter permease, yielding MASTETAPAEPRPPEAGATEAGATETGATAAGATAAGATAGDLAGVEAGLDALDAVQIRRTPLSQVLREKVLPPVLAVVLVLALWQGVYAAEVFPEYKFPGPGSVWDSFLDLWRRGQVFEVLWTSVSRGLFGFLISLAIGTPIGLIVARVRPVRAALGPILSGLQSLPSVAWVPAAIIWLGLNGSAMYAVILLGAVPSIANGLISGIDQVPPLYLRAGRTLGATGPRGAWHILLPAALPGYLAGLKQGWAFSWRSLMAAEIIASSPDLGLGLGQLLENGRVAFDMARVELAILLILIVGIAIDLLIFSPLERRVLRSRGLLAAAR